A genomic window from Clostridium aceticum includes:
- a CDS encoding PTS fructose transporter subunit IIC, with product MKLVAITSCPTGIAHTYMAAESLEKTAKEKGIDIKVETQGSVGVENELTLEDIQKAHAVIIAAGTTVSRERFEGKPILEVAVSEAIKNPGNIIDQALKLEAGKQNLSKQVEEIKKQRSEERSGPYKHLMAGVSFMLPLVVAGGLAIALSFIFGIEAFQQEGTLAAALMQIGGGAAFALMVPVLAGYIAYSIAERPGLAPGLIGGMIASQTGAGFLGGIIAGFIAGYTADFLKRTIKLPRTFEGLKPVLILPLISSLVVGLLMIYVIGAPVKGIMDAMTAWLQSLTGTNALLLGTILGAMMAFDMGGPVNKAAYTFAVGLLGANVFEPQAAVMAAGMTPPLGLALATVLFKNKFTKAEVEAGKAAWVLGISFITEGAIPFAAADPFRVIPSIMAGSAVAGALSMTLGATLRAPHGGIFVLPIPNAVGNLFGYMVAIAIGTIVTAFLVGFLKKKVNEV from the coding sequence ATGAAATTAGTGGCAATAACTTCTTGTCCTACAGGGATCGCTCATACCTACATGGCAGCAGAATCTTTAGAAAAAACTGCTAAAGAAAAGGGAATTGACATAAAGGTTGAAACCCAAGGCTCTGTTGGTGTGGAGAATGAACTAACCTTAGAAGACATTCAAAAAGCTCATGCAGTAATTATTGCAGCTGGGACAACGGTTTCAAGAGAGCGATTTGAAGGAAAACCTATTCTAGAGGTTGCAGTTTCTGAAGCAATAAAAAATCCAGGAAATATCATTGATCAAGCACTGAAATTAGAGGCTGGAAAACAAAATTTATCGAAACAAGTGGAAGAAATTAAAAAGCAGAGAAGTGAGGAGCGAAGTGGCCCTTATAAACACTTAATGGCAGGGGTATCTTTTATGCTGCCTTTGGTGGTAGCAGGTGGATTAGCCATTGCTCTATCTTTTATATTTGGTATAGAAGCCTTTCAACAAGAAGGAACTTTAGCTGCTGCACTGATGCAGATTGGTGGAGGAGCCGCATTTGCCTTAATGGTACCAGTTCTTGCTGGATATATTGCCTATTCTATTGCAGAAAGGCCTGGATTGGCACCTGGTTTAATTGGTGGAATGATTGCTTCACAAACAGGAGCAGGATTTTTAGGCGGAATTATTGCAGGTTTTATTGCAGGTTATACAGCTGATTTTTTAAAGAGGACAATTAAATTACCTAGAACCTTTGAAGGTTTAAAACCAGTGCTGATTTTACCTTTGATATCTTCGTTAGTTGTAGGTCTTCTAATGATTTATGTGATTGGAGCACCAGTAAAAGGCATCATGGATGCTATGACAGCATGGCTTCAAAGCTTAACCGGTACAAATGCTTTACTATTGGGAACGATATTAGGTGCAATGATGGCTTTTGATATGGGAGGGCCTGTGAATAAAGCAGCATATACCTTTGCGGTGGGTCTTTTAGGTGCCAATGTTTTTGAACCGCAGGCAGCGGTAATGGCGGCTGGAATGACACCTCCTCTAGGTTTGGCTTTAGCAACAGTGTTATTTAAGAATAAGTTTACAAAGGCTGAAGTGGAGGCAGGTAAAGCAGCTTGGGTATTGGGAATTTCCTTTATTACTGAGGGAGCTATCCCCTTTGCAGCAGCAGACCCATTTAGAGTGATACCTTCTATTATGGCGGGTTCAGCAGTAGCAGGGGCTCTGTCTATGACATTGGGGGCAACATTAAGAGCACCTCATGGAGGAATTTTTGTATTACCCATACCAAACGCTGTAGGAAACTTATTTGGATATATGGTGGCAATTGCAATAGGTACTATAGTGACGGCATTTTTAGTAGGCTTTCTCAAGAAAAAAGTTAATGAGGTATAG
- a CDS encoding response regulator transcription factor, whose protein sequence is MSVILVIEDEEPIRELIKLNLSMVGYEILEACDGEEGLKCINNEKVDLVLLDIMLPKQDGYELLPILLKKNIPTIMLTAKDRLKDKVKGLDMGADDYVTKPFEAVELLARIKSVLRRTGKEKTEIVMDDIEICLEQWKVLKGGQEVDLTYKEFDLLRLLIENKGNVMSRERLLELVWGYEFEGNTRTVDMHIQRLRNKLGTDKIKTIYKVGYRMED, encoded by the coding sequence ATGAGTGTAATTTTAGTTATAGAAGATGAAGAACCTATCCGAGAACTGATTAAGTTGAACCTATCTATGGTAGGTTATGAAATACTAGAAGCTTGTGATGGAGAAGAGGGTCTTAAATGTATCAACAATGAAAAGGTAGATCTAGTGCTCTTAGATATTATGCTTCCTAAGCAAGATGGTTATGAGCTTTTACCTATCCTTTTAAAGAAAAATATCCCTACTATTATGTTGACGGCAAAAGATCGACTGAAGGATAAGGTTAAGGGTTTGGATATGGGTGCAGACGATTACGTCACAAAACCCTTTGAAGCTGTGGAGTTGTTGGCCAGGATTAAGTCTGTTTTAAGAAGAACTGGGAAAGAAAAAACAGAGATTGTAATGGATGATATCGAAATCTGTTTAGAGCAATGGAAGGTTTTAAAGGGAGGACAGGAGGTAGATTTGACTTATAAAGAGTTTGATTTACTACGTTTATTGATTGAAAATAAAGGGAATGTTATGTCTCGGGAAAGATTGTTGGAGCTGGTTTGGGGGTATGAATTTGAAGGCAACACCAGAACGGTAGATATGCATATACAGCGACTTAGAAATAAGTTGGGTACAGATAAGATCAAAACCATTTACAAAGTTGGTTATCGGATGGAGGATTAG
- the ptsP gene encoding phosphoenolpyruvate--protein phosphotransferase: protein MFKGIGASSGIAVGKALVLEKDEVVIQSVVIDNIEEEKSKFQRALNLSKQQIESIKNKSKDEQKTILDAHIMILEDPEFISSVEEKISSKKLNVEAALEDALKTFISIFESMEDEYMRERAADIRDVGQRVMTNLLGKEMLNLAELTEPVIIVAYDITPSDTAQMDNSKVLGFITDIGGRTSHSAIMARSMEIPAVVGLGNITKEVKTGDFIVFDGNEGTVMINPEESVITAYEKSKEKQIFEKRELMKLVNTPTVSKDEKTVELGANIGGQKDAEKASENGAEGIGLYRTEFLYMDRKALPTEEEQFAAYKKALEIMGKRPVIIRTLDIGGDKELPYMNLPKEMNPFLGYRAIRICLKEKEIFRTQLRALLRASVYGNLKIMYPMISSIEEIRQANKILEEVKSELEKEGIRYSSDIEVGIMIEIPAAAIISDLLAKEVDFFSIGTNDLIQYTTAVDRMNENVSYLYNPFNPAVLRLIKLIIDNGHKAGIWVGMCGEAAGDKRLIPILLGMGLDEFSMSAGSILSARRQIQNLSYSKMRQVVDKVLAMSTAEAIEEFIGQYI, encoded by the coding sequence ATGTTTAAGGGAATTGGTGCTTCTTCAGGAATTGCCGTAGGAAAAGCTCTAGTTTTAGAAAAAGATGAGGTGGTGATTCAGTCTGTTGTTATAGATAATATTGAAGAGGAGAAAAGTAAATTTCAGAGGGCTTTAAACCTATCAAAACAACAAATTGAGTCTATTAAAAATAAATCTAAGGATGAACAAAAAACTATTTTAGATGCTCACATTATGATTTTGGAGGACCCTGAGTTTATTAGCAGTGTAGAAGAGAAAATTTCATCAAAAAAATTGAATGTGGAAGCTGCTTTAGAGGATGCGCTAAAAACCTTTATCTCTATTTTTGAATCAATGGAAGATGAATATATGAGGGAAAGGGCTGCTGATATTCGAGATGTGGGACAAAGAGTAATGACAAATCTTCTTGGAAAAGAAATGCTAAACTTAGCAGAATTAACGGAGCCAGTGATCATTGTGGCTTACGATATTACCCCTTCTGATACTGCACAAATGGACAATAGTAAAGTGTTAGGTTTTATTACGGATATTGGAGGCAGGACCTCTCATAGTGCTATTATGGCAAGATCCATGGAAATTCCTGCTGTAGTAGGGTTAGGAAATATAACAAAAGAAGTGAAAACAGGCGATTTTATTGTATTTGATGGTAATGAAGGAACTGTGATGATTAATCCAGAAGAATCGGTAATTACAGCCTATGAAAAATCCAAAGAAAAACAAATCTTTGAGAAGAGAGAATTAATGAAGCTGGTAAATACGCCCACTGTTTCTAAGGATGAAAAAACAGTAGAATTAGGAGCAAATATAGGAGGGCAAAAGGATGCTGAAAAAGCCAGTGAAAATGGTGCAGAGGGTATTGGCTTGTATCGTACAGAATTTTTGTATATGGATAGAAAGGCTCTGCCGACAGAAGAAGAACAGTTTGCAGCATATAAAAAAGCACTAGAAATTATGGGGAAAAGGCCAGTCATTATTAGAACACTGGATATTGGTGGGGATAAAGAACTACCCTACATGAACCTGCCCAAGGAGATGAATCCCTTCTTAGGATATCGAGCTATTAGAATATGTCTAAAGGAAAAAGAGATCTTCAGAACCCAGCTAAGGGCATTGCTTAGAGCAAGTGTGTATGGTAATCTGAAAATTATGTATCCAATGATTTCTTCTATTGAGGAGATTAGACAAGCCAATAAAATACTAGAAGAAGTAAAAAGTGAACTAGAGAAGGAAGGTATAAGGTATTCATCAGATATTGAAGTAGGTATTATGATTGAAATTCCAGCCGCTGCGATTATTTCTGACCTATTAGCGAAGGAGGTAGATTTCTTTAGTATAGGGACCAATGATTTGATTCAATACACAACTGCTGTAGACCGAATGAATGAAAATGTTTCCTACCTATACAACCCCTTCAATCCTGCTGTCTTGAGACTGATAAAGCTCATCATTGATAACGGTCATAAGGCAGGTATATGGGTTGGAATGTGTGGCGAAGCGGCAGGAGACAAACGTCTAATTCCAATACTGCTAGGGATGGGGCTTGATGAATTTAGTATGAGTGCAGGATCGATTCTTTCAGCAAGAAGACAAATACAAAACTTATCTTATAGTAAGATGAGGCAAGTAGTAGATAAAGTATTAGCAATGAGTACTGCTGAAGCCATAGAAGAATTTATAGGACAATATATATAA
- a CDS encoding sensor histidine kinase produces the protein MKFSWKIFLLCMGIYVASLTVTGMVVTENTYRSLLKKEVERSLEEESNLHSTLALYLLNNQRIALEKIELKNYSKSMVDMIKTDRNYLEIFDEKLSLLATNAPRAWFFSREELDIALKGQKNFVLRRDEEGLYLFVSNVLEIDDEKIVLSLIKDITYLDHHRREQYLLFIRTGLIGLAFVALITWALSTFLLKPFRELNSTAKNIASGNYHVRAKVNRKDEVGLLAEQLNIMADKIEQKMNQLKAEGQRQQRFIDNLTHELRTPLTSIIGYAEYLLKAKYNPEVFKKSLTYIYSEGNRMSKVAKTLMDMILIRENPLQLNKEKLKPLLVQIQRIMEVKAEKEGVLLEIKGEEAEVLLDKDLFKIVITNLVDNAINASAPGQKVTIGVEKVSGEIRVFVADEGKGMEEWETKKVIEPFYRVDKARSRKEGGVGLGLAICYQIIEEHGAGLDIESTVGIGTKIKIIFPDKCYKNFTNQSQVG, from the coding sequence ATGAAATTTAGTTGGAAAATTTTCCTCCTCTGTATGGGGATTTATGTAGCTTCTTTAACGGTAACCGGCATGGTGGTTACAGAAAATACATACAGAAGCTTATTAAAAAAAGAAGTTGAACGAAGTTTAGAAGAAGAAAGCAATCTCCATTCTACATTGGCTTTATATCTACTAAATAATCAAAGAATTGCTTTAGAAAAAATTGAATTAAAAAATTATAGCAAGAGTATGGTTGATATGATTAAGACAGATAGAAATTATCTAGAAATCTTTGACGAAAAATTGAGTCTTTTGGCTACAAATGCTCCAAGAGCTTGGTTTTTTTCTCGTGAGGAGCTAGATATAGCTTTAAAGGGTCAGAAAAACTTTGTTTTAAGAAGGGATGAGGAAGGACTTTATTTGTTTGTTTCAAATGTTTTAGAAATTGATGATGAAAAAATTGTCTTATCTCTTATAAAAGATATTACTTATTTAGATCATCATAGAAGAGAACAGTATTTGCTTTTTATAAGAACGGGATTAATAGGCTTAGCTTTTGTGGCATTGATTACATGGGCTTTAAGTACATTTCTTCTAAAGCCTTTTAGAGAATTAAATTCCACCGCTAAAAATATTGCATCAGGAAACTATCATGTGAGGGCAAAGGTTAATAGAAAAGATGAGGTAGGGCTTTTGGCAGAACAGCTTAATATTATGGCAGATAAGATTGAACAGAAAATGAATCAACTAAAGGCGGAAGGACAGCGGCAGCAGCGTTTTATCGATAATCTTACCCATGAACTTCGAACCCCTCTTACATCTATCATTGGTTATGCTGAGTATTTACTAAAGGCAAAGTACAATCCAGAGGTCTTCAAAAAGAGTCTAACCTATATTTATTCAGAAGGAAATCGAATGTCAAAAGTAGCTAAAACTTTAATGGATATGATTTTGATCCGTGAAAATCCCTTGCAACTGAATAAAGAAAAACTTAAGCCATTGTTGGTGCAAATACAACGTATTATGGAAGTAAAGGCAGAAAAAGAAGGGGTACTACTAGAAATCAAAGGAGAAGAAGCAGAAGTTCTGCTGGATAAGGACTTATTTAAGATAGTTATCACCAATCTAGTAGATAATGCGATAAATGCCAGTGCCCCAGGACAAAAGGTAACAATTGGTGTAGAGAAGGTATCGGGGGAAATACGTGTTTTTGTGGCAGATGAAGGAAAAGGTATGGAGGAGTGGGAAACAAAGAAGGTAATAGAACCATTTTATCGTGTAGATAAAGCAAGGTCTAGAAAAGAAGGGGGTGTAGGCTTAGGTTTAGCTATTTGCTATCAAATCATTGAGGAGCATGGTGCTGGACTGGATATAGAAAGTACTGTGGGCATAGGAACAAAAATAAAAATTATTTTTCCTGATAAATGTTACAAAAATTTTACAAATCAGAGTCAAGTTGGATAA
- a CDS encoding HPr family phosphocarrier protein, which yields MDQLERGEKMIIKNITVKNASGIHARPATLIVKEVSKFQSDITFIKGEHEVNAKSIMGLMAMAAKQGEEIEIKVEGPDEKEALTAIINLFESNFSEE from the coding sequence GTGGATCAATTAGAAAGAGGGGAAAAAATGATTATAAAAAATATAACGGTTAAAAATGCTTCAGGAATACATGCAAGACCAGCTACATTGATTGTTAAAGAAGTATCTAAATTTCAAAGCGATATCACCTTTATTAAAGGCGAACATGAGGTAAATGCAAAAAGTATTATGGGACTTATGGCTATGGCTGCAAAACAAGGAGAAGAAATAGAAATCAAAGTTGAAGGACCAGATGAAAAAGAAGCATTGACAGCAATCATAAATTTATTTGAATCTAACTTTAGCGAAGAGTAG
- a CDS encoding PTS sugar transporter subunit IIA: protein MEIKDVLDTKLMILDIKSQSKKEVVKELIKPLVKEGIVKNQDSFFETIMHRETLSTTGIGMGIAIPHGKSDMVTRPSIVFGKSKEGVDYEALDGEPSYIFFLIAVPEGSDNEHLKVLSQLSRKLMHEETRTKLMQATSEEEVIRVFD from the coding sequence ATGGAAATCAAAGATGTACTTGATACAAAGTTAATGATTTTAGACATAAAGTCACAAAGCAAAAAAGAGGTAGTAAAAGAATTAATTAAACCACTGGTTAAGGAAGGAATTGTAAAGAATCAAGACAGCTTTTTTGAAACAATCATGCACAGGGAAACTCTATCAACAACAGGTATAGGCATGGGAATTGCCATACCTCATGGAAAGTCAGACATGGTGACAAGGCCATCAATTGTTTTTGGAAAGTCAAAAGAAGGTGTAGACTATGAAGCTTTGGATGGTGAGCCAAGTTACATTTTTTTTCTCATTGCTGTTCCAGAGGGATCAGATAATGAGCATTTAAAAGTATTGAGCCAGCTATCAAGAAAGCTAATGCATGAAGAAACGCGCACTAAATTGATGCAAGCAACAAGTGAAGAAGAAGTGATAAGAGTATTTGATTGA
- the pfkB gene encoding 1-phosphofructokinase: MITTVTLNPAVDKTIEIHGFKPGAVNRIAGTRIEAGGKGINVSKVLKSLGADTLSTGFVGGENGKWINQCLKNEGIETDFVWIDQETRTNIKIVDTKTSIITDINDRGKPIEAVYLEDLYGQVEKWAEKSEVMVFAGSIPDGLTNTIYTDLIEVARRKGCKTILDAEGEQLLQGIGAKPYMIKPNIDELENALKVKINNEDDLITYCKDFIQKGIHIVVVSMGEEGALLVSNKHVLRAEKVSVEVKSTVGAGDSMVAAFAYGMMKDYSLEETFKLAVAAATLSVKKGTTLHQIHEIEGFKEKVRMRKLK, from the coding sequence ATGATTACAACTGTAACATTAAATCCAGCAGTTGATAAAACTATAGAAATTCATGGTTTCAAACCCGGTGCTGTCAATAGAATAGCAGGTACTAGAATAGAGGCAGGTGGGAAGGGAATCAATGTGTCGAAGGTGTTGAAATCTTTAGGGGCAGACACATTAAGCACTGGATTTGTAGGTGGAGAAAATGGAAAGTGGATTAACCAGTGCTTAAAGAATGAGGGAATAGAAACAGACTTTGTATGGATTGATCAAGAAACTAGAACCAATATAAAAATTGTAGATACTAAAACAAGTATCATAACCGATATCAATGATAGAGGAAAACCTATAGAAGCAGTATATTTAGAGGACTTATACGGCCAAGTAGAAAAATGGGCTGAAAAAAGCGAAGTAATGGTTTTTGCTGGAAGTATTCCTGATGGGTTAACAAATACCATTTATACAGACTTAATTGAAGTCGCCAGAAGGAAAGGATGTAAAACAATACTAGATGCAGAAGGGGAGCAATTGCTACAAGGAATTGGTGCCAAGCCTTATATGATCAAGCCAAACATTGATGAATTAGAAAATGCACTAAAAGTTAAAATAAATAATGAAGATGATCTTATAACTTATTGTAAAGATTTTATTCAAAAGGGTATTCACATTGTTGTAGTATCCATGGGGGAAGAAGGTGCATTGTTAGTCAGCAACAAACATGTACTAAGGGCAGAAAAAGTTTCGGTAGAAGTAAAGAGTACAGTAGGAGCAGGAGACTCAATGGTGGCGGCCTTTGCTTATGGCATGATGAAGGACTATTCACTAGAAGAAACCTTCAAGCTGGCGGTAGCAGCGGCAACCTTAAGTGTTAAGAAGGGAACTACACTGCATCAGATCCATGAAATAGAAGGATTTAAAGAAAAAGTAAGGATGAGAAAATTAAAATAA